A window of the Acipenser ruthenus chromosome 30, fAciRut3.2 maternal haplotype, whole genome shotgun sequence genome harbors these coding sequences:
- the LOC117964387 gene encoding potassium voltage-gated channel subfamily A member 10-like isoform X1: MQHYRREQERSATNARLICRGREDHSSGLSSAGKTALLASVLTRIVFLFLEILFICIWCPCWRHSGLGGGADMTNCREMEVALVSVENLNGLGMGDQGDHSYPHHPTEMSTPTRTLDHPPSYSNNLHYQHSQQPQPSLPRRGRSSCASLISSWKLFLNSEGTQSETVFTKLAMECGEDLLGDQGGRNEGDQKVIINIAGLCFETQLKTLDQFPETLLGDPQKRMQYFDPMRNEYFFDRNRPSFDGILYYYQSGGKIRRPANVPLDIFEAEIVFYELGNEAMEQFREDEGFIKDVEVLLPTNDIHRQFWLLFEYPESSNAARVVALVSVFVIVVSIVIFCLETLPEFREERDFFPATDDFFNLSQEASPSSSNPVSPFSDPFFIIETACIVWFFFEAFVRFVVCPSKQEFFRNIMNIIDIISIIPYFVTLITELVATAEPTAGQTMSLAILRIIRLVRVFRIFKLSRHSKGLQILGQTLKASMRELGLLMFFLFIGVILFSSAIYFAEVDEPQTQFTSIPEGFWWAVVTMTTVGYGDMCPITLGGKMVGTLCAIAGVLTIALPVPVIVSNFNYFYHRENKEKSTIPTEGETSKTAAKDGSTTSLNQTNGSRLTDKSKNSKH; this comes from the exons ATGCAACACTATAGACGGGAGCAGGAACGATCAGCGACGAACGCGCGGCTG ATTTGCAGAGGGAGAGAAGACCACAGCTCAGGATTGTCTAGTGCTGGAAAGACTGCTTTGCTGGCCTCTGTTCTTACAAGGATTGTGTTCCTCTTTCTTgagattttgtttatttgtatttggtgTCCTTGCTGGCGTCACTCTGGGCTGGGAGGGGGAGCTGATATGACCAACTGCCGGGAGATGGAGGTGGCGCTTGTGAGTGTTGAGAATTTGAACGGCTTGGGAATGGGAGACCAAGGGGATCACAGCTATCCTCACCACCCCACCGAAATGAGCACCCCTACCAGGACCCTGGATCACCCTCCCAGCTACAGCAACAACCTCCACTACCAGCATAGCCAGCAGCCACAGCCCAGCCTGCCCAGGAGGGGACGATCTAGCTGTGCCAGCCTGATCTCCAGCTGGAAGCTCTTTCTGAACAGCGAGGGGACCCAGAGTGAGACCGTCTTCACCAAACTGGCCATGGAGTGTGGAGAGGACTTGCTGGGGGACCAAGGGGGGAGGAACGAGGGCGACCAGAAGGTGATCATTAATATTGCCGGCTTGTGCTTTGAGACCCAACTCAAGACCCTGGACCAGTTCCCTGAAACCCTTTTGGGTGACCCCCAGAAAAGGATGCAGTATTTCGACCCCATGAGGAATGAGTACTTCTTTGACCGCAATCGGCCCAGCTTTGATGGGATCCTCTACTATTACCAGTCTGGGGGGAAGATCAGACGTCCAGCCAACGTTCCCTTAGACATCTTTGAGGCTGAGATCGTCTTTTACGAGTTGGGGAACGAAGCCATGGAGCAGTTCCGAGAAGATGAGGGCTTCATCAAAGACGTGGAGGTCCTGTTACCCACGAATGACATCCACCGGCAATTCTGGCTCCTCTTTGAGTACCCGGAGAGCTCCAATGCAGCCAGGGTCGTCGCTTTGGTCTCTGTTTTTGTCATCGTGGTTTCCATTGTCATCTTCTGCCTGGAGACCCTTCCCGAGTTTCGAGAGGAACGGGATTTTTTCCCCGCGACAGACGATTTCTTCAACCTGAGCCAGGAGGCTTCTCCCTCCTCTTCTAACCCAGTCAGCCCTTTCTCAGACCCCTTCTTTATCATCGAGACAGCCTGCATTGTCTGGTTCTTCTTTGAGGCCTTCGTGCGGTTTGTGGTCTGCCCGAGCAAACAGGAGTTCTTTCGTAACATCATGAACATCATCGACATCATTTCCATCATCCCTTACTTTGTCACCTTGATCACCGAGCTGGTAGCCACTGCAGAGCCCACCGCGGGACAGACCATGTCCCTGGCTATACTCCGCATCATCAGGCTGGTCCGCGTCTTTCGGATCTTCAAGCTCTCCCGGCACTCCAAGGGGCTGCAGATTCTGGGGCAGACCCTCAAGGCCAGTATGCGGGAGCTGGGGCTGCTGATGTTCTTCCTTTTCATCGGAGTCATCCTTTTCTCCAGTGCAATCTACTTCGCAGAAGTGGACGAACCCCAGACTCAGTTCACCAGCATACCCGAGGGTTTCTGGTGGGCCGTTGTGACCATGACCACAGTAGGGTACGGAGACATGTGCCCGATCACTCTTGGGGGCAAGATGGTGGGCACCTTGTGCGCCATAGCTGGAGTCCTGACCATCGCCTTGCCCGTGCCCGTCATCGTCTCCAACTTCAACTACTTCTACCACCGGGAGAACAAGGAGAAGTCCACGATACCCACAGAGGGAGAGACATCCAAGACGGCCGCCAAAGACGGCAGCACAACCTCTCTCAACCAAACTAACGGGTCTCGGCTGACCGACAAGTCAAAGAACAGCAAGCACTGA
- the LOC117964387 gene encoding potassium voltage-gated channel subfamily A member 10-like isoform X2 gives MTNCREMEVALVSVENLNGLGMGDQGDHSYPHHPTEMSTPTRTLDHPPSYSNNLHYQHSQQPQPSLPRRGRSSCASLISSWKLFLNSEGTQSETVFTKLAMECGEDLLGDQGGRNEGDQKVIINIAGLCFETQLKTLDQFPETLLGDPQKRMQYFDPMRNEYFFDRNRPSFDGILYYYQSGGKIRRPANVPLDIFEAEIVFYELGNEAMEQFREDEGFIKDVEVLLPTNDIHRQFWLLFEYPESSNAARVVALVSVFVIVVSIVIFCLETLPEFREERDFFPATDDFFNLSQEASPSSSNPVSPFSDPFFIIETACIVWFFFEAFVRFVVCPSKQEFFRNIMNIIDIISIIPYFVTLITELVATAEPTAGQTMSLAILRIIRLVRVFRIFKLSRHSKGLQILGQTLKASMRELGLLMFFLFIGVILFSSAIYFAEVDEPQTQFTSIPEGFWWAVVTMTTVGYGDMCPITLGGKMVGTLCAIAGVLTIALPVPVIVSNFNYFYHRENKEKSTIPTEGETSKTAAKDGSTTSLNQTNGSRLTDKSKNSKH, from the coding sequence ATGACCAACTGCCGGGAGATGGAGGTGGCGCTTGTGAGTGTTGAGAATTTGAACGGCTTGGGAATGGGAGACCAAGGGGATCACAGCTATCCTCACCACCCCACCGAAATGAGCACCCCTACCAGGACCCTGGATCACCCTCCCAGCTACAGCAACAACCTCCACTACCAGCATAGCCAGCAGCCACAGCCCAGCCTGCCCAGGAGGGGACGATCTAGCTGTGCCAGCCTGATCTCCAGCTGGAAGCTCTTTCTGAACAGCGAGGGGACCCAGAGTGAGACCGTCTTCACCAAACTGGCCATGGAGTGTGGAGAGGACTTGCTGGGGGACCAAGGGGGGAGGAACGAGGGCGACCAGAAGGTGATCATTAATATTGCCGGCTTGTGCTTTGAGACCCAACTCAAGACCCTGGACCAGTTCCCTGAAACCCTTTTGGGTGACCCCCAGAAAAGGATGCAGTATTTCGACCCCATGAGGAATGAGTACTTCTTTGACCGCAATCGGCCCAGCTTTGATGGGATCCTCTACTATTACCAGTCTGGGGGGAAGATCAGACGTCCAGCCAACGTTCCCTTAGACATCTTTGAGGCTGAGATCGTCTTTTACGAGTTGGGGAACGAAGCCATGGAGCAGTTCCGAGAAGATGAGGGCTTCATCAAAGACGTGGAGGTCCTGTTACCCACGAATGACATCCACCGGCAATTCTGGCTCCTCTTTGAGTACCCGGAGAGCTCCAATGCAGCCAGGGTCGTCGCTTTGGTCTCTGTTTTTGTCATCGTGGTTTCCATTGTCATCTTCTGCCTGGAGACCCTTCCCGAGTTTCGAGAGGAACGGGATTTTTTCCCCGCGACAGACGATTTCTTCAACCTGAGCCAGGAGGCTTCTCCCTCCTCTTCTAACCCAGTCAGCCCTTTCTCAGACCCCTTCTTTATCATCGAGACAGCCTGCATTGTCTGGTTCTTCTTTGAGGCCTTCGTGCGGTTTGTGGTCTGCCCGAGCAAACAGGAGTTCTTTCGTAACATCATGAACATCATCGACATCATTTCCATCATCCCTTACTTTGTCACCTTGATCACCGAGCTGGTAGCCACTGCAGAGCCCACCGCGGGACAGACCATGTCCCTGGCTATACTCCGCATCATCAGGCTGGTCCGCGTCTTTCGGATCTTCAAGCTCTCCCGGCACTCCAAGGGGCTGCAGATTCTGGGGCAGACCCTCAAGGCCAGTATGCGGGAGCTGGGGCTGCTGATGTTCTTCCTTTTCATCGGAGTCATCCTTTTCTCCAGTGCAATCTACTTCGCAGAAGTGGACGAACCCCAGACTCAGTTCACCAGCATACCCGAGGGTTTCTGGTGGGCCGTTGTGACCATGACCACAGTAGGGTACGGAGACATGTGCCCGATCACTCTTGGGGGCAAGATGGTGGGCACCTTGTGCGCCATAGCTGGAGTCCTGACCATCGCCTTGCCCGTGCCCGTCATCGTCTCCAACTTCAACTACTTCTACCACCGGGAGAACAAGGAGAAGTCCACGATACCCACAGAGGGAGAGACATCCAAGACGGCCGCCAAAGACGGCAGCACAACCTCTCTCAACCAAACTAACGGGTCTCGGCTGACCGACAAGTCAAAGAACAGCAAGCACTGA
- the LOC117430290 gene encoding uncharacterized protein LOC117430290: MKWSVFLLPLLGALLLGCLSTEEELSGAPWSLKQDPAVREAIQEEAGNNQDELRGLLTEEALLPDSADNEKRVKDIKKKSDKNPARKQIKKVITKHKKPKYILTTKIKNIIVKRFKEAKTNIKTQIGNLKNWGTFGKDNNIETYTVTDKAQKLESILKALTYIRHVKTADIMLTLPLPGNTCKVKLSRGFPTTKNQVYVQTFDTNQNTESYTKYCDLVAPLKGKMSDSKVAGILLKMLESDLNTDSWNGFSAQQRRSAVEFLMITQVAEAMVPDDLMINAILNNKDLEKFTPKSGRVPGMDMLARYFLELIRNEKKSNGELLTFKNVFGNKDKSLYIMARTGGTNLGRKFIEELIQG; encoded by the coding sequence ATGAAGTGGTCTGTGTTTCTCCTGCCGCTCTTGGGAGCGCTGCTCCTGGGCTGCCTCAGCACTGAAGAGGAGCTCTCTGGCGCCCCCTGGAGTCTCAAACAGGACCCTGCAGTGAGGGAGGCCATCCAGGAAGAGGCTGGAAATAACCAAGACGAACTCAGGGGCCTATTGACTGAGGAGGCCCTCCTCCCAGACAGCGCTGACAATGAGAAAAGGGTCAAAGACATAAAGAAAAAATCAGATAAAAATCCAGCacgaaaacaaataaaaaaggtcaTAACCAAGCACAAAAAACCCAAATATATTTTAACTACAAAGATAAAGAATATAATAGTAAAAAGATTTAAGGAAGCTAAAACAAACATCAAGACGCAAATAGGAAATCTTAAGAACTGGGGGACATTTGGTAAAGATAATAACATTGAAACATATACTGTAACCGACAAAGCACAAAAGCTTGAATCTATCCTAAAAGCCTTAACTTATATCAGACACGTGAAAACAGCTGATATTATGTTAACTCTGCCCTTGCCTGGAAACACATGCAAAGTAAAGCTTAGTCGAGGATTTCCTACAACAAAAAATCAAGTTTACGTGCAAACTTTCGATACCAATCAAAACACAGAATCATACACAAAGTACTGTGACCTTGTGGCGCCTCTTAAAGGCAAAATGTCAGATTCTAAAGTGGCTGGCATTCTCTTGAAGATGCTAGAGTCAGACCTAAATACTGATTCCTGGAATGGGTTCTCAGCCCAACAGAGGCGCTCAGCAGTGGAGTTTTTAATGATTACACAGGTAGCAGAAGCCATGGTGCCTGATGACCTCATGATAAACGCCATTCTAAATaataaagaccttgaaaaatttaCACCAAAAAGTGGTCGTGTCCCAGGAATGGATATGTTAGCAAGATACTTCTTAGAATTGATacgaaatgaaaagaaaagtaaCGGTGAACTGTTAACTTTTAAAAACGTGTTTGGCAATAAGGATAAATCTTTGTATATCATGGCAAGAACAGGGGGAACAAATTTGGGCAGGAAATTCATCGAAGAATTAATACAAGGATAA